The genomic DNA GCCGACGACGAGGCCGATGGCGCCGAAGAGGAGGACGATCACGAACGAGCCGAAGCTGCCGAAGGCGGCAGTGAGGCCGAGGACGAGGCCGACGAACAGGGCCGTGGTGGTGCGGGACATGGCCGCTTCCTTTCGAGGACGGGTCAGCCGGACGGCCCGGACCGCGTGGGGCGCGGTCCGGGCGCCGGCGGGGGGGTCAGCGCAGGGTGTCGCTGTCGGACGAACCTGCGGCGTCGTCGTCGTCCTCGGGCAGGTGGACGTCGCTGACGTTCACGTCCACGGACACGACGTCGAGACCCGTGCCGTACTCGACCGCGGAGATGACGTTCTCGCGGATCTGCTCGCTCACCGTGACGATCTGGGCGCCGTACTCGACGACGACGGAGATGTCGATCGCGGTCTCCCGCTCCCCCTTCTCCACCGACACGCCGCCGGTGACGCTGGGCTGCGTGCTGCCCGGGATGCGCTGGGCGAGGTTGCCGATCGCGCGGCGCGCGGCGTTGCCCATCGCGTAGACCCCGTTCACCTCACGCGCGGCGATGCCGGCGATCTTGGCGACGACGCCGTCGGCGATCGTGGTGTCCCCGTGCTCGGTGTGGAGGGCGTCGAGCTCCTTGGGGGCGCTCTTCTCCGCGTCCTTCGCCGCCTGGGTGGCGGCCTGGCGACGCTCCTCGCCGGTGCTGGGCACGACGGACTGCGACATGGTGGACTCCTTCACTGGTTGAGTGCGTTCACCAGCAAGGACGTCCTCGGCCGCCGGACCGTCACGCGTCCGCCGGAACTTTTTTCCCGGCGCTGCCGTCGCGCTCAGCGCTCGACGCTGAGCACCGCCACGGCGAGGCGCCCGGGCTCCAGCCCGGACTCGCGCAGCACGCGGGTCAGCGCGGCCCGCACGTCACGGGCGGTGGCGGAGGCAGGCCGGACCGGGGAGACGGCGAGGTCCACGTGGACGTCGACCACGTCGACCACCGCGACGCGCCGGTGCAGCTCGATGCCGTCGGCGGCGGAGCGCGCCACCTGGCCCCCGGCGAGCACCGTCGTGCCCGCCTGCAGCCGGCGCAGCGCGTTGCGCAGGGTGGGCTCGAGGCGCACCACCCCGTCGACCGCCACCGTCGCCTCGGCCAGGCGGTCGCGCAGGTCGTCGGTGGCCGCCCGCAGCTCCGCGTGCGTCGCGCTCACAGCACGTCCTCCACGGCGAGGTCGACCCGGCGCACCCGGAGGCCGGACTCCTCGCCCACCCGGTCGGCGACGCGCCCGCGCAGCAGGGTCGTCGCCTCCACGAGAGCGGTGCCGGGCTGCAGCGCGATCGACAGGTCCACGTCGACCAGCGTGCCGCCCTCGAACACCCGGGCGGCGTCGCCGTCCAGGTCCGGCTCGTCGTCCACCGCGACCCGGACGCGGCAGCGCCGGGCCCGGACACCGGGGACGGAGTCGGCGGCCGCCCACACCAGGCCGACCACCGCCTGCTCGCTGATGGTCAGGCCCGGGTCCTCGTCGCCGTCGAGCGGGATGGCCTGCCCGCGCCGCACCTCGGCGCGGACGAGGCCCATCACCGAGGCGGTGAAGCCGACGTCAGGCTGCAGGGACGGGTCCGCTGCCTCCGAGGTCCTCAGGTCGACCGCGGCCCCGGACAGCCGCAGCAGCCGGGCACGCGCCTCCAGGCAGTACGGGCAGCTGCGCTCGTGCTCGTCCGGGGCGCCGTCCAGGTGGCTCCAGACGTCGTCGATCGACCGGCCGCAGCTCAGTCGCGTGTCGTCTGCCACGAGGCCATCCTCTCCACGAGCTCGGCCCGTGCACGGGCGATCCGTCCGCGCACGGTGCTCACCGGCACCCCGAGCGCCACCGCCACCTCCTCGTACGACAGCCCGTCGATCTCCCGCATCGACCACGCGGCGCGCTGGCCCGCGGGCAGCGCCTGCAGCGCGGCCGCCAGGTCGCCCAGCTGCGCCCGCAGCTCGGCCCGGCCCTCGGGACCGGCACCGGTCGAGGCGAGGTCCAGCGCGCTCTGGTCCGCGGTGTCCACGGGGAGCTCGGGCTTGAGGGCGCGGAAGGCGTCGATGCTGCGCCGGGTGGTGATCTGGTAGAGCCAGCCCCGGAACGCCGCGGGGTCCTGGAGCGTCGGCAGCCGGCGCCAGGCGGTGAGGAACGCCTCCTGCACGACGTCCTCCGCGAGCCGCCGGTCGGGGGTGAGGCGCAGCGCGTGGCGGAACAGCGGGCCCTGGTAGCGCCGCACCAGCACCGCGAACGCGTCGTCGTCACCGCTGGTGCTCCGCCCGACGAGGGAGGCGTCGTCCCAGTCGTCGTACGCGGGGGCACCGCTCGCGCGGGCCTGCACGTCCGACGTCACGGCCGTCCTCCTGCTCCTGGCGCGGCCCGGAGGGACCGTCGCGCGTCGTCGGAAAAAAGTTCACGGATCCGCATGACGAACGCCCGCCGGGACCCGACCTAGAAGGTGAAGGGCGCGGCACCAACCCGCTCGGGGCCCGGCACTGAAGAGGTGCCGGATCTCGGAGGACCGGGACCGAACCCAGGACAGCACGACAACCAGTACCACAACCCGCACCACCAGGAGGCACCATGTCCGACACCGTCATCCCGCAGACCGCCGAGGAGCGCAAGGCCGCCGAGGCCAAGGCCGTCGCCGACGCCCCCGAGCCCAAGCATCTCGACGCCCTGCACACCGAGCACGGCGACACCACCATCGCCGACGGCGTCGTCGCCAAGATCGCCGGCATGGCCGCCCGCGAGGTCCCCGGCGTCTTCGCCATGGGCAACGCCGCGCGCCGCGCCATCAGCGGCCTCACCAGCCGCGTGACCGGTGGCACCGGCCAGGCGAGCGTCTCCAGCGGCGTGGCCGTGGAGAAGGGCGAGAGCCAGACCAGCGTGGCCGTCTCCGTCGTCGTCGAGTACGGCGCCTCGATCGTGACCGTGAGCGAGCAGATCCGCGACAACGTCATCCGCGCCGTCGAGTTCGGCACCGGCCTCGAGGTCGTGGCCGTCGACGTGGACGTCACGGACGTGCACCTGCCCGACGAGGACGACGACACGTCCGCCGCCCAGGGCGAGACGACCCAGCTCCGCTGACCCCTGCGCCACCCGCACGACCCTGACGTCCAGCCGCGGCGCACACCTCGCGCCGCGGCTGGCGCCTCTCCACCTCAGCACCCAGCACACCCGGCGCGGTGACCCCGCGCCACCCTCGGAAGGAAACCGCGCCATGACGCGCACCACCACCGCTCTCTTCGTCGGCCTCGTCCTCGGGCTCACGGCCGCCTTCGGCACCTTCGGGGCCTTCGTCGTCGTCCTGCTCTTCGGCGCGATCGGCCTCGTCGTCGGGCTCGTCCTCGACGGCCGCCTCGACCTCGCCGGCCTCCTCGGGCGGGCGACGGAGAAGCGGTGAGCACCCCCGACGCACCCCGGTCGGGCGCACCCGGCACGGATCCCTCGCCACGCCGGCGCGGTTCGCTGGTCCTGGCCGACCGCGTCGTCGAGAAGATCGCGGCCCAGGCCGCCTCGGAGGTCGGCTCGGTCTCGGGGTGTTCCGGGGGGTTCCTCGGGATCGGGTCCGAGTCCGACGCCGCGGCCCGCCCCTCGGTCGACGCGACCGTGTCCGCCCGGTCGGTCGACCTCTCCATCAAGGTCGGCATCGCCTACCCGGGCTCCATCCGCCGTGCGACGACCGAGCTCCGTGACCACGTGACGCGACGGGTCGAGACGCTCACCGGGGTCGACGTGCACCGCGTCGACATCGACGTGACGTACCTCCCCGTCCGCGACGACACCCCGAGGAGGGCACTCAGATGAGCAGCACCCGTCCGCGCCGCCTGCGCCGTCGGCCCAGCCGGACCGTCCCGGCGAGCATCGTCGCCGCCGTGATCACCGCCCTGGGCGTCCTCACGGTCATCGCCGCGATCAGCCGCCTGGTGACCGGGACCTGGCCCTCCCAGGTGAGCACGCCGGCAGGCTCCGTCGCCGGCCAGACCCTGGGCTCGACCCTGGCGGTCGTGGCCACCGCCGTCGCCCTCGTCGTGGGCGTCGTGCTCCTCGTCGCCGGCGTCAAGCCCGGCGGCTTCCGCTCCGCCCAGCTGAGCGGACCGGAGGGCGAGCCGGCCGAGCAGACCGACTACGTCATCACCAACACCGCGATCGCCCGCCTCGCCGCCGCCGAGGCCGACCGCGTCGACGGGGTCGACAAGGTCGGCGCCTCGGTCGCCGGTCGCCGCGTCCGCCTCCGCGTCACCACCACCTCCGAGCAGGCCGACGAGATCCGCGGACGGGTGGTGCGGCAGGTGACCGACACCCTCTCCGCCGCCGGCCTCCACCCGGCCCCCCGGGTCAGCGCCACCGTCACCACCAAGGACATCTGATGCGCCAGACCGCCGCCCGCCTCAACCGCACGTGGCTCACCGTCCTCGGCCTCGTGCTCGTCGTCGCCGGTGCTGCCGGCCTCCTCCTCGCGACCGGTGCCGCCGCACCCCTCCTGCAGCGGACCGGGGGGGGCTGGACCCCGCCGGACACCGGGCGCCGCCTGTTCGGCGACGCCACCGCGACCGCCTTCGGCCTGACGTGGGTCGTCGTCGTCACCGCGCTCGTCGGCCTGGTCCTGGCCCTGCTCGGCATCGCCTGGCTGCTCGCCCAGATCCCGCGCAAGCACGAGGCCAAGCCCTTCCGCCTCCACGACGAGGCGGGCACGGGCCTGACCCGGCTCGACCCCGGCGTCCTCGCCGACGCGGTCGAGACCCAGGCGAAGACCCTGCCCGGCGTCACCGGTGCTGCCGCCGTCATCCGCGGCAGCGCCGCAGCGCCCGAGCTGACCCTCCGCCTGACGGTGGACGACCGCACCTCGGTCCCCGACGTGCTCGGGCTGGTCCACCGTGAGGTCGCGGGACCCCTCGCCACCTCGCTCGACACCCGGTTGCGCCGCCTCGCGGTGCAGGTCGAGGTCGGCAGGGCCCACCTCGACACGAGCCAGGTCAGCGTGCCGGTGGGCGGCACGACCAGCTGAACCCTCGCGCGGCACCGGTCTCGACGACGGACGCGCTGCGGTACTAGGAGGCCCGCGCCCCGGAGGAGATCCCGGGGGGCGAGGCCTCCAGCCACGCCAGCAGGCCCAGCACCGAGTCCTCGCTCATGGCGAGCTCGCGCGTACGCGGTCCCAGCTCGAGGGCGAGCACCCGCGACTGCGTCGTGAGCGAGACGGCCTCCACCGGGTCGGGGTCGCGGGTCTCCACGACCCGGACCTCACCGCGCCGGAAGGTCTGCCGCGGGCGCAGCGAGAACGAGAAGAAGCGGAACCACTCCAGGCGCCCGTCGTTGTAGCGGCCGACACCGAGCACCCACCCCGCTCCCGGGGTCGTCGTGCGCAGCCGCAGGCTGCACTCGAAGGTGCCGCCGCTGCGCGACAGCCAGCGCCGCCGGGCCGCCAGCAGCAGGAGCAGCAGCACGGCGAGGACCAGGAGCAGCCCCAGGATCTCGAGGACCCCCAGCCAGCCGCTCATCTACCGTCCTCGTCGTCGCACCTGCGCTCACGTGCCTCCGAGCATGGCAGCGCCCGGCGTCCGTACCAAACCAGGGACGCCGGGGCCACTCAAGTGAGCACAGCGGGCCGGGCGCTCGACGCGCCCGGCCCGCTGCGACCCGCTGTGACGGAGGTCCTGCCCTGCTACTGGCGCTTCTGCGCCGCGCGCAGCTGGGCGGTCGCCCGCTGCACGTGCTTGCGGTCGTCCTCGCTGCCGTCGCCGGAGTCGAGGTGCTGCTGGGCCTCGGCCAGCTCGCGCTCGGCCTCGGCCACCGACACCTCGTCGGCCAGCCGGGCGTACTCCGAGAGGATCGACACCCGTCCCTGCGACACCGACACGAAGCCGCCGTCGACCGCGACGACCTCGCGCTTCCTGCCGTCCTCGCAGAAGATCACCACGGCGCTGGGCTGCAGCACCGCGAGGACCGGGGCGTGACCCGGCAGGATCCCGATCTCGCCGTCCGTCGTCTTGGCGATGACGTTCGTCGACTCCCCCGACCAGATGACCTTGTCGGCGGAGACGACCTCGACCTGCATGGGCTCAGGCATGCTTCACCTCGGGGGGTTCGGGGGGGTCGTCTCCCCCGGAGTCATTGCAGCCATGCTCAGCTGTCCTTCTGCAGCTCGGACCAGCGACGCTCGACGTCCTCCATGCTGCCGACGTTGAAGAACGCCTGCTCGGCGATGTGGTCGACCTTGCCCGAGACGATCATCTCGAAGCTGTCGATCGTCTCCGAGAGCGGGACGGTCGAGCCCGGGATGTTCGTGAACTTCTCGGCCATGTAGGTGTTCTGCGACAGGAACTGCTGGATGCGACGCGCCCGGTTGACGGCGATCTTGTCCTCCTCGGACAGCTCGTCGACACCGAGGATCGCGATGATGTCCTGCAGCTCCTTGTTGCGCTGGAGGATCTGCTTGACCTGCACCGCGACGTCGTAGTGACGCTGACCGATGTACTGCGGGTCGAGGATCCGGCTCGTCGAGGTGAGCGGGTCCACGGCCGGGTAGAGACCGCGGGAGGCGATCTCGCGGCTCAGCTCGGTCGTCGCGTCGAGGTGCGCGAACGTGGTGGCCGGCGCCGGGTCGGTGTAGTCGTCGGCGGGCACGTAGATCGCCTGCATCGAGGTGATCGAGTGGCCGCGCGTCGAGGTGATCCGCTCCTGGAGCTGACCCATCTCGTCGGCCAGGTTGGGCTGGTAGCCCACCGCGGACGGCATCCGGCCGAGGAGGGTCGAGACCTCCGAGCCGGCCTGGGTGAACCGGAAGATGTTGTCGATGAAGAGCAGCACGTCCTGGTTCTGCACGTCGCGGAAGTACTCCGCCATCGTGAGCGCCGAGAGGGCCACGCGCAGCCGGGTGCCCGGCGGCTCGTCCATCTGCCCGAAGACGAGGGCGGTGTCCTTGAAGACGCCGGCCTCCTCCATCTCGTTGATGAGGTCGTTGCCCTCGCGGGTGCGCTCCCCCACCCCGGCGAACACCGAGGTGCCACCGAAGTTGTGGGCGATCCGGTAGATCATCTCCTGGATCATGACCGTCTTGCCCACGCCGGCGCCGCCGAAGAGGCCGATCTTGCCGCCGGTAACGTACGGCGTCAGCAGGTCGAGGACCTTGATGCCGGTCTCGAGCATCTCGGTCTTGGACTCGAGCTGGTCGAAGGCGGGCGGCGGCCGGTGGATGGACCAGCGCTCGTCGACCTGGACCGTGGACGCGTCCACGTCCAGCACGTTGCCGGTCACGTCCCAGACATGCCCCTTGGTCACGTCGCCGACCGGGACCGAGATCGGCTTGCCGGTGTCGCGCACGTCGGACCCGCGGCGCATGCCGTCGGTCGGCTTGAGGGAGATGGCCCGCACGAGGTTGTCGCCGATCTGCAGGGCGACCTCCATCGTGATCGTGCGGGTCGTGTCACCGATGGTGATGTCGACCTGCAGGGCGTTGTAGATGTCGGGCATCTGGTCGACGGGGAACTCGACGTCGACGACGGGGCCGATCACCCGCGACACCCGGCCGACGCCACCGCTGGTGGGGGCCTGGGTCGCCTCGAGAGTGGTGTCTACGCTCATGGTGCTCCTTCTTCCTACGTCTTAGTCGACGCCGGCGGTGGCCTCGGCCAGGGCCGCCGACCCCCGACGATCTCAGAGATCTCCTGGGTGATCTCGGCCTGCCGGGCCTGGTTGGCCTCCCGGGTCAGGCGTTCGATCAGCTGCTGCGCGTTGTCCGTGGCCGACTTCATCGCCCGCTGGCGGCTCGCCAGCTCCGACGCCGCGGACTGCAGC from Microlunatus sagamiharensis includes the following:
- a CDS encoding Asp23/Gls24 family envelope stress response protein — protein: MSQSVVPSTGEERRQAATQAAKDAEKSAPKELDALHTEHGDTTIADGVVAKIAGIAAREVNGVYAMGNAARRAIGNLAQRIPGSTQPSVTGGVSVEKGERETAIDISVVVEYGAQIVTVSEQIRENVISAVEYGTGLDVVSVDVNVSDVHLPEDDDDAAGSSDSDTLR
- a CDS encoding RNA polymerase sigma factor, whose protein sequence is MTSDVQARASGAPAYDDWDDASLVGRSTSGDDDAFAVLVRRYQGPLFRHALRLTPDRRLAEDVVQEAFLTAWRRLPTLQDPAAFRGWLYQITTRRSIDAFRALKPELPVDTADQSALDLASTGAGPEGRAELRAQLGDLAAALQALPAGQRAAWSMREIDGLSYEEVAVALGVPVSTVRGRIARARAELVERMASWQTTRD
- a CDS encoding Asp23/Gls24 family envelope stress response protein, producing the protein MSDTVIPQTAEERKAAEAKAVADAPEPKHLDALHTEHGDTTIADGVVAKIAGMAAREVPGVFAMGNAARRAISGLTSRVTGGTGQASVSSGVAVEKGESQTSVAVSVVVEYGASIVTVSEQIRDNVIRAVEFGTGLEVVAVDVDVTDVHLPDEDDDTSAAQGETTQLR
- a CDS encoding Asp23/Gls24 family envelope stress response protein, with the protein product MSTPDAPRSGAPGTDPSPRRRGSLVLADRVVEKIAAQAASEVGSVSGCSGGFLGIGSESDAAARPSVDATVSARSVDLSIKVGIAYPGSIRRATTELRDHVTRRVETLTGVDVHRVDIDVTYLPVRDDTPRRALR
- a CDS encoding DUF6286 domain-containing protein, whose product is MSSTRPRRLRRRPSRTVPASIVAAVITALGVLTVIAAISRLVTGTWPSQVSTPAGSVAGQTLGSTLAVVATAVALVVGVVLLVAGVKPGGFRSAQLSGPEGEPAEQTDYVITNTAIARLAAAEADRVDGVDKVGASVAGRRVRLRVTTTSEQADEIRGRVVRQVTDTLSAAGLHPAPRVSATVTTKDI
- a CDS encoding DUF2550 domain-containing protein, producing MSGWLGVLEILGLLLVLAVLLLLLLAARRRWLSRSGGTFECSLRLRTTTPGAGWVLGVGRYNDGRLEWFRFFSFSLRPRQTFRRGEVRVVETRDPDPVEAVSLTTQSRVLALELGPRTRELAMSEDSVLGLLAWLEASPPGISSGARAS
- a CDS encoding F0F1 ATP synthase subunit epsilon yields the protein MPEPMQVEVVSADKVIWSGESTNVIAKTTDGEIGILPGHAPVLAVLQPSAVVIFCEDGRKREVVAVDGGFVSVSQGRVSILSEYARLADEVSVAEAERELAEAQQHLDSGDGSEDDRKHVQRATAQLRAAQKRQ
- the atpD gene encoding F0F1 ATP synthase subunit beta, encoding MSVDTTLEATQAPTSGGVGRVSRVIGPVVDVEFPVDQMPDIYNALQVDITIGDTTRTITMEVALQIGDNLVRAISLKPTDGMRRGSDVRDTGKPISVPVGDVTKGHVWDVTGNVLDVDASTVQVDERWSIHRPPPAFDQLESKTEMLETGIKVLDLLTPYVTGGKIGLFGGAGVGKTVMIQEMIYRIAHNFGGTSVFAGVGERTREGNDLINEMEEAGVFKDTALVFGQMDEPPGTRLRVALSALTMAEYFRDVQNQDVLLFIDNIFRFTQAGSEVSTLLGRMPSAVGYQPNLADEMGQLQERITSTRGHSITSMQAIYVPADDYTDPAPATTFAHLDATTELSREIASRGLYPAVDPLTSTSRILDPQYIGQRHYDVAVQVKQILQRNKELQDIIAILGVDELSEEDKIAVNRARRIQQFLSQNTYMAEKFTNIPGSTVPLSETIDSFEMIVSGKVDHIAEQAFFNVGSMEDVERRWSELQKDS